The Bradyrhizobium ottawaense genome window below encodes:
- the nuoL gene encoding NADH-quinone oxidoreductase subunit L — MVQAIVFLPLLGAILAGLIALAGAHARNPSGDEVEHHGDHGHGDAHAAAAHDDHGHDDHAHDDHGHGPVEPPAAGSRGAELITTGLLFVSAALSWMTLVDVGFMHHDARIQLLPFIFSGDLQVWWTLRVDTLTAVMLVVVTTVSSLVHLYSIGYMDEDPNRPRFFGYLSLFTFAMLMLVTADNLVQLFFGWEGVGLASYLLIGFWYQKPSANAAAIKAFVVNRVGDFGFALGIFAIFMLTSSTDFETIFHAAPGLTGKTINFLGWHADALTLTCLLLFMGAMGKSAQFLLHTWLPDAMEGPTPVSALIHAATMVTAGVFMVARLSPLFELAPNAQAVVMFFGATTAFFAATIGLVQNDIKRIVAYSTCSQLGYMFVAMGAGAYSVGMFHLFTHAFFKALLFLGSGSVIYAMHHEQDIRNMGGLWRKIPYTYAVMVVGTLALTGFPLTAGYFSKDAIIESAYASHNPFAMYGFLMTVVAAGLTSFYSWRLIFKTFHGEPHDEHHYEAAHEAPLWILIPIGVLAVGSIIAGFPFKELFAGHGIEEFFRESVKMNPHIIEEMHHIPETIAVLPTVMMVLGFLVSYLFYIRRPYIPVQLAKEQPMLYQFLLNKWYFDELYDIIFVRPAKWIGYQLWKKGDGFIIDGLGPDGVSARVLDVTRNVVKIQTGYLYHYAFAMLIGAAGLITWFMFGFGGQ, encoded by the coding sequence CCGCGGCCGCCCATGACGACCATGGCCACGACGATCACGCCCATGACGACCACGGCCACGGCCCGGTCGAGCCGCCGGCGGCGGGCTCGCGCGGCGCCGAGCTGATCACGACGGGTCTGCTGTTCGTGTCGGCGGCGCTGTCCTGGATGACGCTCGTCGACGTCGGCTTCATGCACCATGACGCCCGCATCCAGCTGCTGCCTTTCATCTTTTCCGGCGACCTCCAGGTCTGGTGGACGCTACGCGTCGACACGCTCACCGCCGTGATGCTGGTGGTGGTGACGACCGTGTCCTCGCTCGTGCACCTCTATTCCATCGGCTACATGGACGAGGACCCGAACCGGCCCCGCTTCTTCGGCTATCTCAGCCTGTTCACCTTCGCCATGCTGATGCTGGTGACGGCGGACAACCTCGTGCAGCTGTTCTTCGGCTGGGAAGGCGTGGGTCTGGCGAGCTATCTGCTGATCGGCTTCTGGTACCAGAAGCCGTCGGCGAATGCGGCCGCCATCAAGGCCTTCGTGGTCAACCGCGTCGGCGACTTCGGTTTTGCGCTCGGCATCTTCGCGATCTTCATGCTGACCAGCTCGACCGATTTCGAGACCATCTTCCATGCCGCGCCCGGCCTGACCGGCAAGACCATCAACTTCCTCGGCTGGCACGCCGATGCGCTGACTCTGACCTGCCTGTTGCTGTTCATGGGCGCGATGGGCAAGTCGGCGCAGTTCCTGCTGCACACCTGGTTGCCGGACGCGATGGAAGGCCCGACGCCTGTGTCGGCGCTGATCCACGCCGCGACCATGGTCACCGCGGGCGTCTTCATGGTAGCGCGCCTGTCGCCGCTGTTCGAGCTCGCCCCGAACGCGCAGGCCGTCGTGATGTTCTTCGGCGCGACCACCGCGTTCTTTGCCGCGACCATCGGCCTCGTCCAGAACGACATCAAGCGCATCGTCGCCTATTCGACCTGTTCGCAGCTCGGATACATGTTCGTGGCGATGGGAGCAGGGGCCTATTCGGTCGGCATGTTCCATCTGTTCACGCACGCCTTCTTCAAGGCGTTGCTGTTCCTGGGCTCCGGCTCGGTGATCTACGCGATGCACCACGAGCAGGACATCCGCAACATGGGCGGCCTCTGGCGCAAGATCCCCTACACCTATGCGGTGATGGTGGTCGGCACGCTGGCGCTCACCGGATTCCCGCTCACCGCCGGCTACTTCTCCAAGGACGCAATCATCGAGTCCGCCTACGCCTCGCACAATCCGTTTGCGATGTACGGTTTCCTGATGACGGTCGTCGCCGCCGGCCTGACCTCGTTCTACTCCTGGCGCCTGATCTTCAAGACCTTCCACGGCGAGCCGCATGACGAGCATCACTACGAGGCCGCACATGAGGCCCCGCTCTGGATCCTGATCCCGATCGGCGTGCTCGCGGTCGGCTCGATCATCGCCGGCTTCCCGTTCAAGGAGCTGTTCGCAGGTCACGGCATCGAGGAGTTCTTCCGCGAGTCCGTGAAGATGAACCCGCACATCATCGAGGAGATGCACCACATCCCCGAGACCATCGCCGTCCTGCCGACGGTGATGATGGTGCTGGGCTTCCTCGTCTCGTACCTGTTCTACATCCGCCGGCCGTACATCCCTGTGCAGCTCGCTAAAGAGCAGCCGATGCTGTACCAGTTCCTGCTCAACAAATGGTACTTCGACGAGCTCTACGACATCATCTTCGTCCGTCCGGCGAAGTGGATCGGCTATCAGCTCTGGAAGAAGGGCGACGGCTTCATCATCGACGGCCTCGGTCCCGACGGCGTCTCGGCCCGCGTCCTGGACGTCACCCGCAACGTCGTGAAGATCCAGACCGGCTATCTCTATCACTACGCATTCGCCATGCTGATCGGCGCCGCCGGCCTGATCACCTGGTTCATGTTCGGCTTTGGAGGCCAGTAA
- a CDS encoding NADH-quinone oxidoreductase subunit M — protein sequence MTTWPILSVTTFLPLVGALIVYLSRGDDEAAKRNSRWIALWTTLITFAVSVILVMRFDPTNPDFQFVEKANWLATGITYHMGVDGISLPLVILTTAVMPFCIIASWKAITNRVREYMMAFLILETLMIGTFSALDLVLFYLFFEGGLIPMFLIIGVWGGPRRVYASFKFFLYTLLGSVLMLLAIMALYWNGGTTDIPTLMHTAVPRSLQTWAWLAFFASFAVKMPMWPVHTWLPDAHVEAPTAGSVVLAAILLKMGGYGFLRFSLPMFPLASHDFAPLIFTLSAIAIIYTSLVALMQEDMKKLIAYSSVAHMGFVTMGIFAGTMQGVAGGVFQMISHGIVSGALFLCVGVVYDRLHTREIAAYGGLVNRMPLYALTFMVFTMANVGLPGTSGFVGEFMTLLGTFKVSIPTAFFASFGVILSAAYALWLYRKVVFGALVKPSLASMKDLTLRECVILFPMIALTILFGVYPKPVLDMSAASVQQLVNNYNTAVTAVKAAALLQ from the coding sequence ATGACAACCTGGCCCATCCTATCGGTCACGACGTTCCTGCCGCTGGTCGGCGCGCTGATCGTCTATCTCAGCCGCGGCGATGACGAGGCGGCCAAGCGCAACTCGCGCTGGATCGCGCTCTGGACCACGCTGATCACCTTCGCGGTGTCGGTGATCCTGGTCATGCGGTTCGACCCGACCAATCCCGACTTCCAGTTCGTCGAGAAGGCGAACTGGCTCGCGACCGGCATCACCTACCACATGGGCGTCGACGGCATCTCGCTGCCGCTGGTGATCCTGACCACCGCCGTGATGCCGTTCTGCATCATCGCGAGCTGGAAGGCGATCACCAACCGCGTCCGCGAATACATGATGGCGTTCCTGATCCTGGAAACGCTGATGATCGGCACCTTCTCGGCGCTCGATCTCGTGCTGTTCTACCTGTTCTTCGAAGGCGGCCTGATCCCGATGTTCCTGATCATCGGCGTCTGGGGCGGTCCGCGCCGGGTCTACGCGTCGTTCAAGTTCTTCCTCTACACGCTGCTCGGCTCGGTCCTGATGCTGCTCGCCATCATGGCGCTGTACTGGAATGGCGGCACCACCGACATTCCGACCCTGATGCACACCGCCGTGCCGCGCTCGCTGCAGACCTGGGCCTGGCTCGCCTTCTTCGCTTCCTTCGCGGTGAAGATGCCGATGTGGCCCGTGCATACCTGGCTTCCCGACGCGCACGTCGAGGCGCCGACGGCCGGCTCCGTGGTCCTGGCCGCGATCCTGCTGAAGATGGGCGGCTACGGCTTCCTGCGCTTCTCGCTGCCGATGTTCCCGCTGGCCTCGCACGACTTCGCGCCGCTGATCTTCACGCTCTCGGCCATCGCCATCATCTACACCTCGCTGGTGGCCTTGATGCAGGAGGACATGAAGAAGCTGATCGCGTACTCCTCGGTCGCGCATATGGGCTTCGTCACCATGGGCATCTTCGCCGGCACCATGCAGGGCGTCGCCGGCGGCGTGTTCCAGATGATTTCGCACGGCATCGTCTCCGGCGCGCTGTTCCTCTGCGTCGGCGTCGTCTACGACCGCCTGCACACCCGCGAGATCGCGGCCTATGGCGGCCTCGTCAACCGGATGCCGCTCTACGCGCTGACCTTCATGGTCTTCACCATGGCCAATGTCGGTCTGCCCGGCACCAGCGGCTTCGTCGGCGAGTTCATGACGCTGCTCGGCACCTTCAAGGTCTCGATCCCGACCGCGTTCTTCGCCAGTTTCGGCGTGATCCTGTCGGCGGCCTACGCGCTGTGGCTCTACCGCAAGGTCGTGTTCGGCGCGCTGGTCAAGCCGTCGCTGGCGAGCATGAAGGATCTGACCCTGCGTGAATGCGTGATCCTGTTCCCGATGATCGCGCTGACGATCCTGTTCGGCGTCTATCCGAAGCCGGTGCTCGACATGTCGGCCGCCTCGGTCCAGCAACTCGTCAACAACTACAACACCGCTGTGACGGCCGTGAAGGCCGCCGCACTGCTCCAGTGA
- a CDS encoding YidB family protein has translation MTALLAMLAMAGYQNRDKLAELLKGATGGSSAGGQQPPGGVLGNLGGMLGAGGIGGLLNGGLGELLERFNQNGQGEVADSWVKPGPNKEISSPELRNAIGSDVLEKLEQQTGLSQDEILTRLSRELPSAVDKYTPDGRLPEA, from the coding sequence ATGACTGCCCTTCTGGCGATGCTGGCCATGGCCGGCTATCAGAACCGCGACAAGCTGGCTGAGCTGCTGAAAGGTGCGACCGGCGGCTCGTCCGCGGGCGGTCAGCAGCCGCCCGGGGGAGTGCTCGGCAATCTGGGCGGCATGCTCGGCGCGGGCGGGATCGGGGGCCTGCTCAATGGCGGCCTTGGCGAGCTCCTGGAGCGGTTCAACCAGAACGGCCAGGGTGAAGTCGCCGATTCATGGGTGAAGCCCGGACCCAACAAGGAGATTTCGTCGCCTGAGCTGAGGAATGCGATCGGCTCCGACGTTCTGGAGAAGCTCGAACAGCAGACGGGGCTCTCGCAAGACGAGATCCTCACAAGGCTATCCCGGGAATTGCCCTCGGCGGTCGACAAATACACGCCGGATGGACGTCTGCCTGAGGCATAG
- the mce gene encoding methylmalonyl-CoA epimerase, with protein sequence MLGRLNHVAIATKDAVKAARIYGAAFGAEISEAVALPEHGVTTVFATLPNTKIEFIEPLGETSPITKFLERNADGGIHHVCYEVVDIVASRDTLVKEGARVLGDGVPKIGAHGKPVLFLHPKDFSGALVEIEQA encoded by the coding sequence ATGCTGGGCCGGCTCAACCATGTCGCGATCGCGACCAAGGACGCCGTCAAGGCCGCCAGGATCTATGGCGCCGCATTCGGCGCCGAGATTTCGGAGGCTGTCGCGCTGCCAGAGCACGGCGTGACCACCGTGTTCGCGACGCTCCCCAACACCAAGATCGAATTCATCGAGCCGCTCGGCGAGACCTCGCCGATCACAAAATTCCTCGAGCGCAATGCCGACGGCGGCATCCACCATGTCTGCTACGAGGTCGTCGACATCGTCGCCTCGCGCGACACGCTGGTGAAGGAGGGCGCGCGGGTGCTCGGCGACGGCGTGCCGAAGATCGGCGCCCATGGCAAGCCGGTGCTGTTCCTCCACCCGAAGGATTTTTCCGGCGCGCTGGTCGAGATCGAGCAGGCATAG
- a CDS encoding DUF1467 family protein — protein sequence MAIQISTAIAIYFVIWWVALFLTLPFGVRSQHEDGVGAPGTDPGAPILTRMGRKLIWTTIISAIIYGLGLAAYHAGYLSIERLSKLMGMPF from the coding sequence ATGGCCATCCAGATCTCAACCGCGATCGCAATCTACTTCGTCATCTGGTGGGTCGCGCTGTTCCTGACGCTGCCGTTCGGCGTGCGCAGCCAGCACGAGGATGGCGTCGGTGCGCCCGGCACCGACCCCGGTGCGCCGATCCTGACGCGGATGGGCCGCAAGCTGATCTGGACCACCATCATCTCGGCGATCATCTACGGCCTCGGCCTCGCGGCCTATCACGCCGGCTATCTCTCGATCGAGCGCCTGTCGAAATTGATGGGAATGCCTTTCTAG
- a CDS encoding GlsB/YeaQ/YmgE family stress response membrane protein: protein MGVLWTIIIGFVAGVIAKFIMPGDNEPSGFILTTILGIVGAFVATYLGQALGWYRAEEGAGLIGAVVGAIIVLFVYGLIAGRQRRAI from the coding sequence ATGGGTGTTCTCTGGACAATCATCATCGGCTTCGTCGCCGGCGTGATCGCCAAGTTCATCATGCCTGGCGACAACGAGCCGTCCGGCTTCATCCTGACGACCATCCTCGGGATCGTCGGCGCCTTCGTTGCTACTTATCTCGGGCAGGCGCTCGGCTGGTATCGTGCCGAAGAAGGTGCGGGACTGATCGGTGCAGTCGTCGGCGCGATCATCGTGCTGTTCGTCTACGGGCTCATCGCCGGCCGACAACGCCGAGCGATCTAG
- a CDS encoding biotin--[acetyl-CoA-carboxylase] ligase has protein sequence MGFALGPRASSAGYRLAAFERTGSTNTEAIEQARRGERGPMWFVTSEQTAGRGRRQRAWIAPRGNLAASILEVMDVAPAVAATLGFAAGLAEEAALEKVSLEAAIRLGPDRPRYALKWPNDVLAGGKKLVGIGLEAEAIDDRLAVVVGIGTNVVAAPEGMPTPAVSLAALGVQISAEELFSALSDAWVEFRGIWDNGSGFAAIRKLWLERAAGLGERVAIHTGAMTLEGIFDTIDDTGCLIVRTAEGRRVPVAAGEVFFGSAASVGAA, from the coding sequence ATGGGGTTCGCGCTCGGTCCTCGCGCATCATCCGCGGGCTACAGGCTCGCGGCCTTCGAACGGACCGGCTCGACCAATACCGAGGCGATCGAGCAAGCCAGGCGCGGCGAGCGCGGCCCGATGTGGTTCGTCACGTCGGAGCAGACCGCCGGCCGCGGCCGCCGTCAGCGCGCCTGGATCGCGCCGCGCGGCAATCTCGCCGCCAGCATCCTCGAAGTCATGGACGTGGCTCCCGCCGTCGCCGCCACCCTCGGCTTCGCCGCGGGCCTCGCCGAGGAGGCCGCGCTGGAGAAGGTCAGCCTCGAGGCCGCAATCCGCCTCGGCCCTGATCGTCCGCGCTACGCCCTGAAATGGCCGAACGACGTTTTGGCCGGTGGCAAGAAGCTGGTCGGCATTGGCCTCGAAGCCGAAGCCATCGACGACCGCCTTGCCGTCGTCGTCGGCATCGGCACCAATGTCGTCGCAGCGCCCGAGGGCATGCCGACGCCTGCGGTGTCGCTGGCCGCGCTCGGGGTGCAGATCAGTGCGGAGGAACTGTTCTCGGCGCTCTCCGACGCCTGGGTCGAGTTCCGCGGCATCTGGGACAATGGAAGCGGCTTTGCCGCGATCCGCAAGCTGTGGCTGGAGCGCGCCGCGGGGCTCGGCGAGCGGGTCGCAATCCACACGGGAGCGATGACGCTGGAAGGCATTTTTGACACGATCGACGACACCGGCTGCCTGATCGTCCGCACTGCGGAGGGCCGCCGCGTGCCGGTGGCCGCGGGCGAGGTGTTCTTCGGTTCGGCCGCGTCCGTAGGAGCTGCGTGA
- the nuoN gene encoding NADH-quinone oxidoreductase subunit NuoN has protein sequence MSFETAGYQLAPVLPEIVLAIGAMALLMLGAYRGQGTTGAVTSLAVVLLVVVGVLEYMLPAGKQVTFGGSFIVDDFARFMKILALIGSAVTLVLSTEFLSDPSRRIFEYAILVLLSTLGMMVLISAGDLISLYLGLELMSLALYVVAASNRDNAKSTEAGLKYFVLGALSSGMLLYGASLIYGFTGTVSFTGIAAAATVSNVGLVFGLVFLLVGLCFKVSAVPFHMWTPDVYEGAPTPVTAFFASAPKVAALAVFTRVTLTAFPGIVSQWQQILVFVAIASMALGSFAAIGQSNIKRLMAYSSIGHMGFALVGLASGTVEGAQGVLMYIVIYVAMTLGSFSIILAMRRNGQAVEQISDFAGLSRTNPLLAFMFAMLLFSLAGIPPLAGFFAKWYVFVAAIKANLFTLAVVGVLTSVVGAYYYLAIVKTMYFDEPAGQVDPVRVEVKTVLAVFGLFNILFALFAGPVVSVASAAAKSLF, from the coding sequence ATGAGCTTTGAGACTGCAGGTTATCAACTGGCGCCGGTGCTGCCCGAGATCGTGCTCGCGATCGGCGCCATGGCTCTGCTGATGCTGGGAGCCTATCGCGGGCAGGGGACGACCGGTGCGGTCACCTCGCTGGCGGTCGTGCTTCTGGTCGTGGTCGGCGTGCTCGAATACATGCTGCCTGCGGGCAAGCAGGTGACCTTCGGCGGCAGCTTCATCGTCGACGACTTCGCCCGCTTCATGAAGATCCTGGCCCTGATCGGCTCGGCGGTGACGCTGGTGCTGTCGACCGAGTTCCTGTCCGACCCGTCGCGTCGGATCTTCGAATACGCCATCCTCGTGCTGCTCTCGACGCTCGGCATGATGGTGCTGATCTCGGCCGGCGACCTGATCTCGCTCTATCTCGGCCTCGAATTGATGTCGCTGGCGCTCTATGTCGTGGCGGCCTCGAACCGGGACAACGCCAAGTCGACCGAAGCCGGCCTGAAGTATTTCGTGCTCGGCGCACTGTCCTCGGGCATGCTGCTGTACGGCGCCTCGCTGATCTACGGCTTCACCGGCACGGTCAGCTTCACTGGTATCGCGGCGGCCGCGACGGTCTCGAATGTCGGCCTCGTCTTCGGTCTGGTCTTCCTGCTCGTCGGCCTCTGCTTCAAGGTTTCGGCCGTGCCGTTCCACATGTGGACCCCTGATGTCTACGAGGGCGCGCCGACCCCGGTCACCGCCTTCTTCGCGTCGGCGCCGAAGGTCGCCGCGCTCGCCGTGTTCACCCGCGTCACGCTCACCGCTTTCCCGGGTATCGTCTCGCAGTGGCAGCAGATCCTGGTGTTCGTGGCGATCGCCTCGATGGCGCTGGGCTCCTTCGCCGCGATCGGCCAGAGCAACATCAAGCGCCTGATGGCCTATTCCTCGATCGGTCACATGGGCTTCGCGCTGGTCGGCCTTGCCTCCGGCACGGTCGAGGGCGCGCAGGGCGTCCTGATGTACATCGTGATATATGTCGCGATGACGCTGGGCTCGTTCTCGATCATCCTTGCCATGCGCCGCAACGGCCAGGCGGTCGAGCAGATCAGCGATTTCGCCGGCCTGTCGCGCACCAATCCGCTGCTCGCCTTCATGTTCGCGATGCTGCTGTTCTCGCTCGCGGGCATTCCGCCGCTCGCGGGCTTCTTCGCCAAATGGTACGTGTTCGTCGCCGCCATCAAGGCGAATTTGTTCACGCTCGCCGTCGTCGGCGTGCTGACCAGCGTGGTCGGCGCCTACTACTATCTCGCCATCGTCAAGACGATGTATTTCGACGAGCCGGCCGGCCAGGTCGATCCGGTGCGCGTCGAGGTGAAGACGGTGCTGGCGGTGTTTGGCCTGTTCAACATCCTGTTCGCGCTGTTCGCAGGTCCCGTGGTGAGCGTCGCCTCCGCCGCGGCAAAGTCGCTGTTCTAG
- a CDS encoding ribonuclease J, with amino-acid sequence MAKPEELVFAPLGGVGEIGMNLSIYGLGSRQQRAWMAVDLGVSFGDEEHLPGIDLIMPDISFLEKERKNLMGLVLTHAHEDHFGAIIDLWPKLKCPIYATQFSAALFEAKCAAERNAPKIPVTVVPSGGRVDVGPFNVEFIPVAHSIPEAHALAIHTEAGTVLHTGDWKIDPTPTLGSPTDEKRLRELGEEGVLALIGDSTNAVRDGRSPSEAEVARTIIDLVKAAKGRVAVTTFASNVARIKAVAAAAKAADREVVVVGRAMERVVQVARECGYLDGVQNFRSPEVYGHPQDKVLALCTGSQGEPRAALARIANDDHPEITLNRGDSVIFSSRTIPGNEKAVGSIINNLVLQGVEIITDRDHLVHVSGHPRRDELRDMIGWVKPRLLIPVHGEALHLNEHAKLARAAGVPRVLVVRNGDLIKLGPGDPGIIGEVPSGRLYKDGTILEDSKSRAVVERRRMAFSGCAFVAIAMTEQGELADDPEVDLVGIPDKNRAGEPFDDLVFDAVVSTIEGLPKARRRDPDALGESVRRAVRAVINEHWGKKPPCLVHVLTV; translated from the coding sequence ATGGCGAAGCCCGAAGAACTGGTGTTTGCGCCGCTGGGCGGCGTCGGCGAGATCGGCATGAACCTGTCGATCTATGGGCTCGGCAGCCGCCAGCAGCGCGCCTGGATGGCGGTCGATCTCGGCGTCTCCTTCGGCGACGAAGAGCACCTGCCGGGCATCGACCTGATCATGCCCGACATCAGCTTCCTGGAGAAGGAGCGCAAGAACCTGATGGGCCTGGTGCTGACCCATGCTCATGAGGACCATTTCGGCGCGATCATCGACCTCTGGCCGAAGCTGAAATGCCCGATCTACGCGACGCAGTTCAGTGCGGCCCTGTTCGAGGCCAAATGCGCTGCCGAGCGCAACGCGCCGAAGATCCCCGTGACGGTGGTGCCGTCCGGCGGCCGCGTCGACGTCGGCCCGTTCAACGTCGAGTTCATTCCCGTCGCCCACTCCATTCCTGAAGCGCATGCGCTGGCGATCCACACCGAAGCCGGCACGGTGCTGCACACCGGCGACTGGAAGATCGATCCGACCCCGACCCTGGGGAGCCCGACCGACGAGAAGCGTCTGCGCGAACTCGGCGAGGAGGGCGTGCTCGCTCTGATCGGCGATTCCACCAATGCGGTGCGCGACGGCCGCTCGCCGTCCGAGGCCGAGGTCGCCCGCACCATCATCGATCTGGTGAAGGCCGCAAAGGGCCGCGTCGCGGTGACGACCTTCGCTTCCAACGTCGCGCGCATCAAGGCCGTCGCTGCCGCTGCCAAGGCCGCCGACCGCGAGGTTGTCGTGGTCGGCCGCGCCATGGAGCGCGTGGTGCAGGTCGCGCGCGAATGCGGCTATCTCGACGGCGTGCAGAATTTCCGCTCACCCGAAGTCTACGGCCATCCGCAGGACAAGGTGCTGGCGCTGTGCACCGGCAGCCAGGGCGAGCCGCGCGCGGCGCTGGCGCGCATCGCCAATGACGACCATCCCGAGATCACGCTGAACCGCGGCGATAGCGTCATCTTCTCCTCGCGCACGATCCCGGGCAACGAGAAGGCGGTCGGCTCGATCATCAACAATCTGGTGCTGCAGGGCGTCGAGATCATCACCGATCGCGACCATCTCGTCCACGTCTCCGGCCATCCCCGCCGCGACGAATTGCGCGACATGATTGGCTGGGTGAAGCCGCGGCTCCTGATCCCCGTCCACGGCGAGGCGCTGCATCTGAACGAGCACGCCAAGCTGGCGCGCGCCGCCGGCGTGCCGCGCGTGCTGGTGGTCCGCAACGGCGACCTGATCAAGCTCGGCCCGGGCGATCCCGGCATCATTGGCGAAGTGCCTTCCGGCCGCCTCTACAAGGACGGCACGATCCTGGAGGATTCCAAGTCCCGCGCCGTGGTCGAGCGGCGGCGCATGGCGTTTTCCGGCTGTGCCTTCGTCGCCATCGCCATGACCGAGCAGGGCGAGCTGGCCGACGATCCCGAGGTCGATCTGGTCGGCATCCCCGATAAGAACAGGGCAGGCGAGCCCTTCGACGACCTCGTCTTCGATGCCGTGGTCTCCACCATCGAGGGCCTGCCGAAGGCGCGCCGCCGCGACCCCGACGCATTGGGCGAGTCTGTGCGACGTGCTGTCCGGGCCGTGATCAACGAACATTGGGGCAAAAAGCCCCCCTGTCTGGTACACGTACTGACAGTATAA